A region of the Brachyhypopomus gauderio isolate BG-103 unplaced genomic scaffold, BGAUD_0.2 sc105, whole genome shotgun sequence genome:
GCTGTGTGACTATTTTAAGCGAGTAGCGACAAatttagcgactttttgtggtgttactgGAGACTTTTGTAGACTCGGAGATGAACACACATGGTCTTCAGTTACTGTCCTCAGCGAGCAGCGGGTGATGCCGTGAAccccgcccacaacactcacaatgcagtctgacagtcagagcagacccgcaccgctccacgtccacgctgcaaatgaactgcgcatgcccaaagaaGCCGCTGATTGaccccgccccgtatttacagagccggatgtaaatataaatgcgtcttcagtgtaatacaaaataaatcactgaatttaactcacacagtttccgtcagtcactctaacatatttagagtattttaatcattttttctctcccacaacgttattattttacagcttcaaaaacgtatttaaaaaaaaggtattatgcaaattaggcgatgacgccaTTTTGTGACTTTTAGGACAGCCAATAGCGTCTTTCCTTACTGAGAAGTTGGCaacttttacgttttcttgtaaacttaaaaaacgtgtattgtgttatttaaataacatttaaagaacattttgatctctaaacgatagcagtcttaagggtgaatttattggatttctatttcctggtcagaaaacgtaagcgacacgtaggaggagttggattagatgcagctccgccccctggaccgtccaaaagaaactatggacggtgggaggagttggatctagatctagctccaccccctggacttttgcttttgCAGATACGGATACTTGTTGGCAacgctgctcttacagacagagaagagactttgatgaatccacGTACGCAGCAGCAGTCGGTGTGTGCGGGAGAGTTAAAAAGATTGAGTATTAATAtttttacacgagtattgctccaaatcaatatcaccgttggtatcgatatttggatcgatccgcccacctctacctaccatcaccatcggacattacagaccacaggtttccttattctcaatatcagcatcgggcgtttagtggagttgcgcctattgtcgtgttggtgtttggaagtgttggactactggttgacctgtaagtatttaacttagtaatacgtaccactaacaccttttaaccacatcttaaccacactattttgttcgttccgatacctcacggttgaatctcgtgtcttgactaagttggtggaaaattcaatgtgttaaagtgtttttataatggatgttgtagcgctaactaacccagctagataacgtagctacttatttgatactatacgaatataattatatttggttcttttgtttagtagctcagtggttcctgttacaaagataaaagcttatatgctagttatattgtacggttttattacagtactcaactcaactcaattttatttatagagcactttaagaACGGCAGCTGTACATAAGAATTGAACATTTAGACACAAAACAACTAATAGCAAAAATGGATAAAACAATATTAACTAAAACTGTAAAAGGAATCAATAGAACAAATCAAACAATAAAAGTAAGacagtaaaaactaaaaacacatacaaagtCTCATGGTATGTTAAAAGCCAATGAATAAAAGTGGGTTGTTTAAAAATGGACAGTGATGGGGCTTGTCTAACATGCAGTAGGTTGTTCCATAATCTAGGAGCAGCGATGGGAAAAGCTCTATCGCCTCTAGGACCAAACACCTTCACttcagttttcttttcattaaaaTTTAAGAAGTTTAAAGCCATCCAGTCCTTAATATCATTTAGACATAGCAGAAGTGGTTTTATAGAGGCATCTCTATAATAGTGGGACATATATCTGGGTGTCGTCAGCATTACAATGAAAAGAGATGCTGTGTTTCCTTAAAATTGAACCCAGTGGAACCAGATACATggaaaaaagtttaaaaaaaaagtctgtcAGATAGACTTAAACAAGACCATAGACAAAGAGACCTTAATTAAGAAATAACAAGGTCTAGAGTATGTCCATGTTCATGCATGTTCAACAGTAGCTTTAATGTGtgatttaattgattttatGCTGCTATAATGGATGTATTGTAATGTTTcatacatttgatttagtttggttattCATTGAATAGAATAGATAGAAATATATGGGTGTACTTTTCCTAAGCACAATAACAACATTTGGGAGAAGCTTTGACGCCCCCTCAGGAACTcctttagaaaatgtttactgTGTATTGTCTCCCCACCACcgcattgaaatgtaatttacGCCCTTGATTTCTGATTATTTTACCATTGTTAATCGGTTTCTCTTTTTGTAAATATCCATCACACGATAGAAAATGATCTCTAAACTAATCTAGTTACCCTGCAAGATCTCTTGTCTTTTTCAAATCAATATTCTTACCATTTATCTATGTTTCAGAGCAAACAAAGTAAATGACGGGAATAACATGTATTATTTGAAGCTTGCATGTTAATGTTGTCACCCTGAGTGCATGTAGTCTTGGTAAAGGTCGTAGTCatctgtaaaatgtaaatgtaccatATCTGTCAGTTGTGGTTTTTTTCACTGCGATCGAAATTTGttctctgcttttaacccatttgtgcagttagaacacacacacacacacacacacactagtgattactagggggctatggtgcacacgtgcccatgACATGGCATTTAATAAGAAATGGCACAGAGATCTATGTTGAGGAACAGTTTGAATATAGTAGATGTGTTAGATCTACATCACATGTGcatgttttactttttatgtcatttttaataaatgtgaagtgGGGAaacttaaaattattttattctaaTTATTTTCAGTCTAACAGAAATGTTGAAGAAGTTGTCTTAACAGTGAGACATTTGAGATcttctgaagaggtgagttataTTTTAAACCTGTGACTGATACATTTCTCAGTATAATCCAGATAAATAAGCAACAGTTTAAAGCACACACAGAGCCTACAGGTAGCCTGTAGGCCCAATTGTACCTTTTCAATTAGGATACATAATGCTGCCTTGTTTGTTTTGGGTGTTTTCTGGTCTTTGAACAGGCTCCTTAGAATGAATGTCTTTAGAATGAATGTCTTTAGCATTATGCAGAGCCCAAATGGTTCTTTGTCATGActgtttcatcttcatctcacaATGAATTTGCCATGTCTTTTTCCTATAGGAATTAATGCTGTCCACTTTCCTAAACACGTAAACGTTACCTACATAAACAAATTTACCTAtgaggagtatgtcagactgctgaaatcagtaaacatggaaaaggagaaaagctacaactgcttagagtgtggaaagagttttactacacacagccatctccagaaacaccagcgaattcacacaggagagaagccatatcactgctcagagtgtgggaagagttttactacacagggaaatctTCAAtgtcaccagcgcattcacacaggagagaagccatatcactgctcagagtgtgggaagagttttactacacagagtagtcttcaactgcaccagcacattcacacaggagagaagccatattactgctcagagtgtgggaagagttttactcaacagagtcatctaaaaaaacaccagcgcattcacactggagagaagccatatcactgctcagagtgtggaaagagttttactcaacagagtcatctcaaaaaacaccagcgcattcacacaggagagaagccatatcactgctcagagtgtgggaagagttttactacacagagtcatctcaatgtACACCAGCGctttcacacaggagagaaaccatatcactgctcagagtgtgggaagagttttactagacagggaagtcttcaactgcaccagcgcattcacacaggagagaagccatatcactgctcagagtgtgggaagagttttactcagcggagtcatctccagcaacatcaacacattcacacaggtaaacagtaGTGGGAGACTCTGAGCACAGACGTTTGACGTTTCCTCATCAGTCATGAATGATTTTAGTTTCCTTATGTTTTCACTCTCCATGGCTAGGAGGCTAACTGGCATCAGTGTCCCTGCTTGGTTATGAATGTGATTAGTTTGTTAGTGTAAATGTGGATCGGCACATAAGAGATAGTAGTTGGTAATTGAACATGAGAAACGTTACCGGATAACAATACAGAGGGGAATATATGAAAGACCACTTATATAAATATGCTCCGTACCCCTCGAAAATGTTTTGGTACCTCTGGGGATTCTAGGGGTGCCACCAGGGGCACATGAGCCAGAACAGGTCCTATTGAGCACTGTATTGATGTAGACACTTGTTAGCAGGTCGGTGCTGCAttgtacagacacagacactcatCTGCTGGCCTTTGATGTACACTGTACTGCTACAGATTTGGAGCAGTGAACTGTAGGCTCGTACTGAACAGCCATATTAACGTCCTGCTGCTCTGTCCTTGTAGCAGGTCTCTTAGTAGTTGGGGCTGTGGTAACCTTCTAGGGTACTGGTGTCTGTGCTGAGACTTCCTCTCTTGTGTGCTCTAGGTGGAAAATGAACAACCTCGGGAGCAGAGAATGCATCAAATTCAAAATCATCAACAGTGGATCCACTCTTGCCAAATCGTGCTCCAAGATTTGAAACCCATCGAGGGTGTTCATTTCCTCTCTGGGCTGAGAcaaggacaaataaaaaaaaattgtctgCTCTGGAGAATGAACCCCTCCAAATTATCCTCCTCATTGAACTCGTGGGAGGGACAAATCGAGGAGGGTAGCTCAAACGGTTCACCATCCTTAACCTGTTTAATCAAgtcctcagacaagatacacATTGGAAGATAACCGTAATCCTCCTCCTGATAATGTCTCACCTCGTAAagctccctcactctcctttaATGGTGGATTATTCCGTGACGTGGCAGGTGTTGTGCAATCAGGAAGCGGACACAGTCTCTGAGGTTATTGGCTTTTAACAAATGGGTTTTACTTTGAACATATGGGGTTGCACCCAAATTGACAGTAGACACACGAATAACACGAGCACAATGTGGCATGATAACACTAACGGAACTAACAGGCTAACACACATATGACCAACTAATCATTAGACATAAAGACAACAGACTCGACCAGCAACCTGACATATAACAGAACACTAAAACTTGGATAACAAACTACACAATCGGACATCTACAGACACGAGAAGCCATGAACAAAACAGAAATATAGAAAGATTAACCAAATCTGACTTCCAAAACACAACAGACTGCACAAGACCACAAAACGATCATCATAATTTTTACTTTCACAATAAGTTTCACTATAATATGCACCATCACCTTACAATAACCCACAAAGACTGAACACCAACGATTAAATACCAGAACTAAATTACAAATGAGACACAGCTGAAGGGGAAGTAACACGGGGCGTGACTGAACGGACTAAAAAGTGATACATGATTgacagggaggcggggctagacatGACACCCACCTTAAAATCTCAGCATCACCTCTGTTCCGTGACCTACAGAAAGCATGGACTACACTTGCTTACAAAGTGAACATACAAGTTATTGTGTGTTTTGGATTCCTGTAAATATATTAGTCCTGAAATTTCAATGTGTTTCAATAATTTAATTAGTTTTTAATATGTGACTAAAGCTGATGTGAAAtgtgcatacatgttttaactgGGACTCCATGGAAACCATGGTGGTGTTTTTGACTCTTCTGAAAGTCTGTAAATGCTCTATTGACAGATTAAAAGCAATACTACACAAACAGACCTTTTAGTGTTTTTTGTCTTTAGTTTGTTACACTCACAGAAATGATTCATGGCAGAGGTAAGTTttatgcatttacatctatttgATTCTCCATCTACATCTATTTGAGTCTCCAGCAGGCAGGTTCATGTCGTCCATGCCACGGTAAGCAGTCCGAGACATCCTGTTTTATTACATTCAAATGTGTTGTAATTGTGCAGTTTATATCACATCACatcaatgtaaatgtatttatatagttcttgattattttaagtagttttatgTCGGTCATGTTGCTGGACAAGACAATACCAACACATGCTAACATTACAGCGAACAGGCTTGACATCTTAGCTAGTTCGGTAATACAGTTTGATACTGGATTAAACTAACCCATTGCGGTTGGTTTTCATGCCGGTTAAAATTACTAGTTATATCAGTTGCAAAGCAAGCCGGAAAGCATTCTCTTTGTCCACAACATTTAGCATACTCATTTTGTAATAAGTTAGGCGCTGTCTGCTTATTTAAAGGTGAACTTGAGAACTCGTGCCATGGAGGTGTTTTGGTAGGTGCAAACTCATTACATTTTGACAAAATTCTGTGGTGTGAATGCACAATATGGCATTTCTGTGATTTGTGCAAATCTGCAATataaaaatgtctttttttgggggggggtgtcaatGTGCTTCACAAGCTTAGTCATGAGTACAAATCACTTTTTTGGAGTGTTTTACAGATGGGGTGGTCAACTAGGGAAATGTCACTGACTTTGTTAACCTCAGCACCTGTGTTTGAGTCTCTGACACTAACAAGCATGAAtcatatgtgtttgtttgttttcccagAATGAAGACATCAATGTGAGGCGTGATTGTGTGCTGAGTTGTCTGAGCATCTACGTCAATGAAGACCTGGGCACACTGGTTAAAAATACGTGGTATGTCAGCCTACTGTCTTTTGTGCCAGATGTAATTTCGATCCAGATGTGCAGGGTATCGTGCCGTTCATGAGAATGGGATAGACATGAGAACACATTGACCTTGACCACCAGTAGTTTATCATTAAGTCCAATGGGTTGTTTGTTTAGAATGAGAAATTCCCAAAAGTAAAGTGGTGGTAGTGCTGTCGCTTTGTAGGAAGTAAATCCACTTGGTCCAGAGGAACCCGAGGATAAAGTGGGCCAGGTTGGCACCTAAACCTAAACGCCTTTACTATGCAAAGGATGACAATTCTCACCAAAACAACAAGGTGAGGACACAGACACTTCATATTTCTTATGACCCAGCAGCATGATTTGGAAGTGTTAAGTAAGAAATGCCTTTCAAATAATGTCAAGTCATTTTGATTCTTGGTTCTGATCAGCTGGATtctaatattgtgtgtgtgtgtgtgtgtgtgtgtgtgtgtgtgtgtgtgtgtgtgtgtgtgtgtgtggtgggggggattACTAGGATGCATGTTGTGGATGCATCTGCTTATGAACTCCAGTGCCTTGAGAACAACACACAGAAGGAAGCCTTCTTGTCTTCTTTGAACTTATGGCAAGTACGTGGACATGTTAACTGAAACTATAACCAATACAAGCCTGATTAGCAGTTGTCCATTTCACACCGTCTCCCTCTCATAGTTTGTCTTCATCTACTCTCCTCtcagtctctttttctctccatcCTGCTCTTTTCACTGTTGTCCCCTACTGTCTTCTCtgtatctttctttctctcatactCACTCCTCTCCCACCAGTGTACCATCACACAATTTTGCATGGGAATTTAAAAAGGTGACAAATTTGGTCTTAATGGGTTATTCTCAATTTTGTTCCTTCTACAGTGTAATTTACAAATATGTCATTCCTGTCTTCCTTGTAGTATGTTTAGCATTGCTGTTCATGGAGAGAAACAATGGGATAATTAGTGTTTTTCTCTGTGAAAAGGCAGCTGAGGATCTGAGGCAGTCAGAAAAGCCAAAGCCAGATGTCAAGAGGTAAGTCATAAAGCAGTGTAGTTGGAAGCATGAATTATTTTTGCTCTTGGGGCTGAATGTTGACTAGAAGGGGGTGTTTCCAACAGTCGAGGAGTAAAGGGAAAGACATGGGAAGGTTAGGGAAAGGTtggttctttctcttctttatcGTCCTCCCTCCAACCTTCCTCTCACTCCTACTGTCCTCTCTTAGGCCAAGACAAGACAGCTCACTTCTTTACGGGTGCTGAAAAGTTGAATCATTTCAGCTTTTCAATGCTGCTCAGCACCTCCCTTGTTTATTACGTCACAAGGTAAAGTTTTGTGACCAATTTGCAAAACACAATGTGAGTCAGCTTTAGACATAACGGGTATGATGCGCACACACTCTACCACTTCCTGACTGGAAGACTGCATCTTTATTTCCTCTACCATACTACAGTTTTAAGTGATTTATCAGGTGCCCAGGCTCAACTCAAACATGTGAGAACAACACTACTCCTTCATATGATAATTGTCAGATTATTTATTGTCACCTTGGCAGAAAAGTGCAAAATATTCAAGAGTAGTACTGCACACCTGATTAATCACTTAAACTTATAGTATACGCAGGAAATGAAGGTCTTCCTGTCAGGATGTAGTGGAGCCTGTGCATCAAGTCTATTATTCCAGTGATGAGAGTAAGAAGGAGAATAAACCTTACCCCTACAAGAGcttaggagagagaagaggtaaGTAGAGAAGGAAGACtgtagaagagagggagaggtggttgGAGAGGTTTGCCTCCTTTTCTTCAATTCGTTTTCCCTGCACCAATGAACAGTTTCTTATTTGTCTCTTACAGCAGCTACTAGCTACGTATTTACATCGCTGATCTGAATAAAATCAGTGGGAGGGTTCCTGGTTCTGTATTGTTAGATGTAATATATATTAGTAGAGTACGGCTTATGACAAAAAGTGATTTACgactttgacctctagttgaccccccccccaccccccccccccccccccaccccccctccaacccacccccccccccaccctccccccccccactcccccctccgcccctccatcccaactcatgacatcatcatcacattaatcacgtcaagacgaccaaagagtattaagttgtgctttgaaattttgcttgataaggttaattaaaacattattgtaaaacattaaaacttctttgatgttgactctccggggacgtataaccctagacacctgtgacacacacacacacacacaaacacacagaccctgaacagaacagcgcacaaaccctagtcacacagaccagcgctaaaagatagtgatctcagacacacacacacacacacacacacacacacacacacacacacacacacacacacacacacccactcccctgaacagaacaacgcacacacccgtagtcacacacacacccactcccctgaacagaacaacgcacacacacctagtcacacacacccacctagtcacacacacacagaaccgcgcatgcgcacacaaatatgcttactttgaataacttcaaacagttaacaaactctgatgaaccaatgaggaggcattctcaacacaccaatccggggtgcgtgtttagagcgcgagcatttaaagagagagagggggaacgtCCATACAAACCATTTTTTTCCTGAGTGAGCCCCCATACTGACTTGAAGTAACTCTGAGGGTCCTCGGCACTCTGAGTTGACCTCGTCACCTTTCCCTCAATGAATTAACTCaggtcttcccacacacacacacatacacacacacacacacacacataccgatgcactcgcacatgaccttgactcacgctgtagggaaacctccgtccactgcccgcgacacacacacacacacacacacacacacacacacacacccctagtcacacactcccctagtcacacagaacagcgcacacacaaatatgcctacttcaaagtagcgtacttcaaacaattaacaaactctgatgaatcaatgaagaatcattctcaaccgagttaaaccacactgtataaacattaaaattacctCTTTTGAAATTTAATGTAGAGAACCttgttaaactatcaagtttataatgacaatcttaaaacattgttttattcactgtttttttctgaaaacatggaactcagatttcagtctccctatatcaaagaaactgccataactttttatcaaatgttggaatatctcctcaggaatcacccgactcttttaaaacatatcctttctaaagtctgcaggagcctatgatacatgttgggtcatagtgcttaatatccgttatgtgaagctccactgtgtagcagagtttcagggaacttcctgaagacttatgaaaggccgtcctttaacagtaaatgtgggtttatcaataaatgtgacaaacccatagaaagttgcaaaaaaaaacactggaccgaggcatgaattgtgcaccagtttaacaccaagtttaatctatgtgcatagcagttcacaaaaattgcttctggggcaatttctttaactttatcttaaagtcctttagcgggagccatgacagtagtcacaatgtacatcacaaagtgctgcatctgctattttaaaacaccaaagacagattggacattttgtcgttctgaaatataaaacatccacaaatcattactaagtttgggcctgcggtatttacataacaaattatcagactgttgtgcatgacatgaaaatgtcagttgtcttaTCTACTCGCCAGTCAAAAATGTAAGCAGATGGAACTTCATCTTTGATTTCATTAAGGCCAGAGGCTGTGATAGCAGAGCCTACAGttgtaaataactctgaatgtagttggacatcccagaaaacagaggatgactggagtgGTTAAGACATCATCATACACGGATATTCTCTGTAATTGCCCTTGTTAGTAGATTCTACCCTCATTACAACCTCTAAAAGTGAGCTGTTTACCGTCGAGCAGTGAAGAACATCGAGATCTGGATAGTTGctattttgtgctgttaaatctttatcttttggtcccttaatatgtagtccatcatcaatcacacgttctactgtgactctacataggaaacctgaccatgaacatgagctcacgttccttgtttttctattgagttttgcatatctagtcaaaattaaccaaaccctccaaacacacctttcaccaaacaatatgtaactgagatgattgcggccaaacattctcttcgtttaaggtaagacactacaggtgaatagggtaaaaatgtcatctagcaatcactatgaaacttaccacattgattattgacattaagagaattacaagttttctgaaatgttatgtttaaatatgcaacttaggcgttatctaattaaatatatgttaatttgcatttatttcaaaaacagaaatctaaacaatgcataaagtcaggttcaaaattcttgttttgagattctgaatatctttataaatcagaaaaaactgtttacttactctcaatctaatcatatcattagagcatccccaacaataaaaggacaaacaacagcaaaacagagcaatgtaatgactaagtttaacttcaataaaacgcaatcacagcgcacacactgcaacctgtagaacttttaccttagattgttgtatgtctgtcctgcacaatagttccccagtcctgtttacaacctagtcatccatccctgctccatatgtatgtccctcacacatttcctcatGATGTCTTTTCAGCTTTTTAGCTGTGCTCAGGTTTGCACTTGTGTTTCACGCTGGCAGACGTCTCAGATGCGACAACCTCTGCTTTTGATATTCTGAGTATATCaggttcattacattgacaataAGACTGAcctgatcatatcagcttcattacattgacagtaagactgacctgatcatatcagcttcattacattgacagtaagactgatctgatcatatcagcttcattacattgacagtaagactgctctgcagccacaacctctccatatcagtcatcatagcagagacaccttcactaaaggtagaaatggtcatacctgctgctgcctcaaccctgcatttaccaataaaattaaatgtataggatatcactacccgttcatctcctcacgtttaattggtgtatttattttttacttttacgtAACATAGGTATGAGTTTAAAACCtttagtcacaaaacattgtattcattcacttttattaatattttgtccattctaccactaaagaaaaaatctgtagggtaaaactgacattatttaaatgtcattatataaaactgtctctatctcaaccctgtcccatacctgtattatttttgtaaacctgcatgtcccaagacgcgtatatgtatatacaggtttgcggtacccatctctttcacacagactgcactcttaaaacaaactgctgcaaaatccgtgatctgatattaattttaagcccTGTGCCTACACAATTAGGACAAATTAATCCACTAATTAGTTCAAACGCGCTTTGCTGTGCGGCGCATTTGGTCCGACCCGCTATCTAAAGTCTAAAtgcgtgtaagcatttcattatctaattgatttttgcaagtttcaccttgcttcttctcgcaagtgacaattgttgtcttttctgagaagctgttaaaagcaatactttcggcgtttttatattataaagataccgaaatgctaaaccagaaagtgtgaccgcatgtgaccacgtgacgctctcaggtttcacattctcagaaatcgacaccggccaacgagatgtcaagcttgcgtttaaatcacccttttatcccccccagaagagctagaagaggtggctggggaaagggaaacctgggcctctttgctcagGCTACTGACCCCGCGACCAGGGCCCCAGATAAGAGGATGagaatgggtggatggatgtatcctgaattttgaactaagtgaatgctgtgtgatgctgtttaattctctacataaggaatgccaaaacatggcccacatttgcattttacacctgagaatatccctctgcaatcttcactaaaatgaagcgacttaagaagtcaatatttacatttttctacagtatatacaaacagtatagtaaataataaataaaatgagctggagt
Encoded here:
- the LOC143497304 gene encoding uncharacterized protein LOC143497304; amino-acid sequence: MQRMTILTKTTRMHVVDASAYELQCLENNTQKEAFLSSLNLWQAAEDLRQSEKPKPDVKSRSKASLGKEQALQSPQKSLCLKEAQRLTPSGGSTLKHAFRR